In Thermobaculum terrenum ATCC BAA-798, one genomic interval encodes:
- a CDS encoding response regulator, translated as MLGPRGARVLVVEDEPPILRMLASNLRSHGMQVLTAATLREAMEKHATFRPDVILLDLRLPDGRGEELIRQVRLTSTVPIIVLSAYGEEGQKVAALEMGADDYLTKPFGVKELLARIRVALRRAAGKASGEPEVRVGELTLDLANRRVTVDGQQVQLTPTEYALLKVLAVHLNKVLTDSQLLNEVWGQAYGSEPHYLHVYVSRLRRKLGPAAKYLVTEPGVGYRLLSPEEL; from the coding sequence ATGTTAGGTCCGCGAGGCGCCAGGGTCTTGGTGGTGGAGGACGAGCCCCCCATCCTGCGGATGCTCGCCTCCAACCTGCGCAGCCACGGCATGCAGGTGCTCACGGCCGCTACCCTCCGGGAGGCGATGGAGAAGCACGCGACCTTCAGACCGGACGTGATCCTCCTGGACCTGAGGCTGCCTGACGGCCGGGGGGAGGAGCTCATCCGCCAGGTGAGGTTGACCTCCACCGTGCCGATCATCGTGCTATCGGCCTACGGAGAAGAGGGGCAGAAGGTGGCAGCGCTGGAGATGGGCGCGGACGACTACCTGACGAAGCCCTTCGGGGTCAAGGAGCTGCTGGCCCGCATCCGGGTGGCCCTTAGGAGGGCGGCCGGCAAAGCCTCGGGGGAACCGGAGGTGCGCGTGGGAGAGCTCACCTTGGACCTCGCCAACCGGAGGGTGACGGTCGATGGCCAGCAGGTGCAACTAACGCCCACCGAGTACGCGCTGCTCAAGGTGCTGGCTGTGCACCTCAACAAGGTGCTGACGGACTCCCAGCTGTTGAACGAGGTGTGGGGGCAGGCCTACGGTTCGGAGCCCCATTACCTCCACGTGTACGTCTCGCGCCTGCGCAGGAAGCTCGGCCCGGCAGCCAAGTACCTGGTGACGGAGCCTGGGGTGGGCTACAGGCTGCTCTCGCCCGAGGAACTTTGA
- the kdpF gene encoding K(+)-transporting ATPase subunit F, producing the protein MGWIWGLTATGGVLMGLYLFYVLLRPEKF; encoded by the coding sequence ATGGGATGGATATGGGGATTGACGGCCACAGGGGGCGTGCTCATGGGGTTGTACCTGTTCTACGTCCTGCTGCGGCCTGAGAAGTTTTGA
- a CDS encoding YbhB/YbcL family Raf kinase inhibitor-like protein, translated as MEALRRLVDMLSGGRRPGPEAASELQQGVRIQLRSVFGDGEEIPSRYTCDGEDVSPPLWWEGVPEGTVSLALLVDDPDAPLGTWGHWVLFNLPPDVRELPEGVPREQRLPNGALQGRNDLRRTGYQGPCPPRGSHRYRFRLYALDTQLDLGPDARRPQLLEAMRGHVLGWGELVGTYRRAR; from the coding sequence ATGGAGGCGCTAAGACGACTCGTGGACATGCTATCTGGCGGGAGGCGCCCTGGGCCCGAGGCAGCTTCTGAGCTGCAACAGGGGGTGCGCATCCAGCTACGGAGCGTCTTCGGCGACGGTGAGGAGATCCCCAGCCGCTACACCTGCGACGGGGAGGACGTCTCACCTCCCCTATGGTGGGAGGGAGTCCCCGAGGGCACCGTCAGCCTGGCGCTCCTGGTGGATGACCCGGACGCTCCCCTGGGCACCTGGGGGCACTGGGTGCTGTTCAACCTCCCCCCAGACGTCAGGGAGCTGCCCGAGGGCGTGCCCAGAGAGCAGCGTCTGCCGAACGGCGCCCTACAAGGACGCAACGACCTGAGGCGCACGGGCTACCAAGGGCCTTGCCCCCCAAGGGGTTCACATAGGTATCGCTTCCGCCTCTACGCGCTGGACACCCAGCTGGACCTGGGCCCCGACGCCCGGCGTCCGCAGCTGCTGGAGGCCATGAGGGGCCACGTCCTGGGGTGGGGAGAGCTCGTCGGCACATACAGGCGTGCGCGCTAG
- a CDS encoding response regulator, with amino-acid sequence MMTWSKAGSPRYHNILIVEDEAPFRKILARNLSKHGLRVLEADTVAAALRTIESENPDLLLLDIHLPDDTGWELLRVLQRRGVEIPTIVVTAVRVPEARRREFQPLAMLIKPFPLDALLHHILGEEVSNG; translated from the coding sequence ATGATGACCTGGAGCAAGGCCGGATCGCCGCGCTACCACAACATACTCATCGTAGAGGATGAGGCTCCCTTCAGGAAGATCCTGGCCCGTAACCTCTCAAAGCACGGGCTCAGGGTCCTGGAAGCCGACACCGTGGCGGCCGCCCTGCGGACCATCGAGTCGGAGAACCCCGACCTGCTCCTGCTGGACATCCATCTGCCGGACGACACCGGCTGGGAGCTGTTGCGGGTGCTGCAGAGGCGCGGGGTGGAGATACCGACCATAGTGGTGACGGCCGTCCGCGTGCCCGAGGCCCGCAGGCGGGAGTTTCAACCCCTTGCCATGCTCATCAAGCCCTTCCCTCTAGATGCGCTGCTGCACCACATCCTGGGGGAGGAGGTTTCTAATGGTTGA
- a CDS encoding fibronectin type III domain-containing protein produces MYVRFKDAAGNISGAVSDQIVLDTASPEVTAPSQELLVGAALGTTAVPVRLRWSGGDATSGVARYQLQQRRYVHGAWQPWSWVTSGTTATRLERQLDPGRYQFRVRAVDRAGNWSPWREGAAFTLVAYQERSRAISYSGSWSIWEVPSAYGGYTRYTGRRGYAATFQFRGRQVAWVAPRAGNRGYAYVYLDGVKVATVNLYSSSYLARRLVYVRRGLDPSVRHTLRVYVMGIGPAGSTGTRVDVDAFLVLR; encoded by the coding sequence GTGTACGTGCGCTTCAAGGACGCCGCGGGCAACATCTCCGGAGCCGTCTCCGACCAGATAGTGCTGGACACAGCGAGCCCCGAGGTGACCGCCCCTTCCCAGGAGCTGCTGGTGGGAGCCGCGCTGGGCACGACGGCCGTGCCGGTGAGGCTGAGGTGGTCGGGAGGTGACGCCACCAGCGGGGTGGCCAGGTACCAGCTGCAGCAGAGGCGGTACGTGCACGGGGCCTGGCAGCCCTGGAGCTGGGTGACTAGCGGGACCACGGCGACCAGGCTGGAGAGGCAGCTCGACCCGGGTAGGTACCAGTTCCGGGTGCGGGCCGTAGATAGGGCGGGCAACTGGAGCCCGTGGAGGGAGGGAGCGGCCTTCACCTTGGTCGCCTATCAAGAGAGGAGCAGGGCGATCTCCTACAGCGGCTCCTGGAGCATTTGGGAGGTGCCCAGCGCCTACGGCGGGTACACGCGGTACACCGGCAGGCGGGGATACGCCGCCACCTTCCAATTCAGGGGCAGGCAGGTGGCGTGGGTGGCTCCCAGGGCAGGCAACCGCGGTTACGCCTACGTGTACCTGGATGGCGTGAAGGTGGCCACGGTGAACCTCTACTCCAGCTCGTACCTGGCGCGGCGCCTGGTGTACGTGCGCCGGGGCCTGGATCCGAGCGTCCGGCACACCCTGCGGGTGTACGTGATGGGCATCGGGCCCGCGGGCTCGACGGGCACGCGGGTGGACGTGGACGCATTCCTCGTGCTCAGGTAG
- a CDS encoding ATP-binding protein, translating into MREAWSTLITPRVAQPTTDNWQRLLRALSRYLFTVGSVALVTALIWLMTDRVRLANISMLYLLAVMVVAVTCGSVPAIIASVLSFLAFDFFFVQPTWSLTIRDPDEWLALLLFLITAIVTGQLAALLRRRAEEASRREREANLLYELLRVLGEEEIGVALESAAEQIRRELRLEGVGIEISSLDNGGPIRVFSGSKRARLQLLTLSGSRRYVLEDGAPTNGGAPRSTWLHVAPNLPQMGRAHRDLLRVVYIHTEGRRLGSINLVGGGSLSDADVRLLSAVAQQLGRTLERAALRRRAMEMEAIKRADELKTSLINAVSHDLRTPLATISAAADSLLRQDVEWSEEERRGFVRDIAEESRRLGRLVDNLLDMSRLEGGSLRPHKSWCDLGALVEETIDRLGSLTAHHQLHLEVEEDLPPVLLDYVEIGQVVSNLLENAIKYAPQGTTIDIQVRRQGDEVRVAIADRGPGIPPQDLSRIFDKFYRVQGSSPAPQGMGLGLSVAKGLIEAHGGRIWGENRPGGGAVFSFTLPLSPAGVPPPC; encoded by the coding sequence ATGAGAGAGGCTTGGTCGACCCTCATCACTCCGAGGGTAGCCCAACCAACGACAGACAACTGGCAACGACTGCTCAGGGCGCTATCTCGCTACCTGTTCACCGTGGGCAGCGTGGCCCTGGTCACGGCCCTGATATGGCTGATGACGGACAGGGTGCGCCTGGCCAACATATCTATGCTGTACCTGTTGGCGGTGATGGTGGTGGCCGTCACGTGCGGCAGTGTGCCGGCGATCATCGCATCGGTGCTCTCCTTCCTGGCCTTCGACTTCTTCTTCGTGCAGCCCACGTGGTCGCTGACCATCCGCGATCCTGACGAGTGGCTGGCGTTGCTGCTGTTCCTGATCACCGCCATAGTGACGGGCCAGCTGGCCGCGCTGCTGAGGCGCAGGGCCGAGGAAGCCAGCAGGCGGGAGAGGGAGGCCAACCTGCTGTACGAGCTGCTGAGGGTGCTGGGGGAGGAAGAGATAGGGGTGGCGCTGGAGTCCGCAGCAGAGCAGATCAGGCGCGAGCTCAGGCTCGAGGGCGTGGGCATAGAGATCAGCTCGCTGGACAACGGGGGCCCGATCAGGGTGTTCAGCGGCAGCAAGCGCGCGCGGCTGCAGTTGCTCACGCTCAGCGGCAGCCGCAGGTACGTGCTGGAGGATGGGGCGCCGACCAACGGGGGAGCGCCCAGGTCCACGTGGTTGCACGTCGCACCCAACTTGCCTCAGATGGGAAGAGCGCACAGGGATCTGCTGCGCGTGGTGTACATACACACGGAGGGCAGGCGGCTGGGGTCGATCAACCTGGTCGGAGGTGGATCGCTGTCGGATGCCGATGTTCGGCTGCTCTCGGCCGTGGCACAGCAGCTAGGCCGCACCTTGGAGCGGGCGGCGTTGAGGCGTAGAGCCATGGAGATGGAAGCCATCAAGCGGGCCGATGAGCTCAAGACCTCTCTGATCAACGCGGTGTCGCACGACCTGCGCACCCCCCTGGCCACCATCAGCGCGGCCGCGGACAGCCTGTTGAGGCAGGACGTCGAGTGGAGCGAGGAGGAGCGCAGGGGGTTCGTCCGGGACATAGCGGAGGAGTCCCGGCGACTGGGCAGGCTGGTGGACAACCTGCTGGACATGTCCCGGCTAGAGGGAGGCAGCCTGCGCCCGCATAAGTCGTGGTGCGATCTGGGGGCCTTGGTAGAGGAGACCATCGACAGGTTGGGCAGCCTCACCGCCCACCATCAACTGCACCTGGAGGTTGAGGAGGACCTGCCGCCGGTCCTGCTGGACTACGTGGAGATAGGACAGGTGGTGTCCAACCTCCTGGAGAACGCTATCAAGTACGCTCCCCAAGGCACGACCATCGACATCCAGGTGCGCCGGCAGGGGGATGAGGTGCGCGTAGCTATAGCAGACCGAGGCCCCGGTATCCCACCCCAGGATCTAAGCCGCATCTTCGACAAGTTCTACCGAGTGCAGGGCTCAAGCCCTGCCCCCCAGGGCATGGGTTTGGGGCTATCGGTAGCCAAGGGATTGATCGAGGCGCATGGTGGCCGCATCTGGGGCGAGAACCGTCCGGGAGGTGGGGCCGTGTTCTCCTTCACCCTGCCACTATCCCCAGCAGGAGTCCCTCCGCCATGTTAG
- a CDS encoding trypsin-like peptidase domain-containing protein, whose amino-acid sequence MELATVKLLVEGQGDYAGTTFGGSGSIIHPRGYILTNAHVVYDLDLRQFYNWSGLAEVYVTEDPHLPARPAYLAKVVQLDREHDLAVLRVVSDIRGRDLPAGFRLETALPLGDSDTVQLGDEVRVFGFPSVGGDSVTYTRGVVSGFLPLYGQTLIKTDAEFTHGSSGGAAVDNQGRLIGVPTAGVVDNAGKVGYLVPINNAKTIIAQVLAGREIAITTRPTRRTVTLYVDAAAQGYTGANVRARPSIDSLKVGYLDNGEAVAAYPDTVTNSKGEIWYKVFYQGRTAYILGSLLSEIPPTITDPEDTVVILQVDGGYLGYTGANVRERPTTSSAKIGYLPNGALVEAYPRPVTGEDGQAWYRVKYDGQVAYILGSLLREPASAALDQRAFGQYRS is encoded by the coding sequence GTGGAGCTGGCCACCGTCAAGCTGCTGGTGGAGGGGCAGGGGGACTACGCGGGCACGACCTTTGGGGGCTCGGGATCCATCATCCACCCCAGGGGCTACATCCTCACGAACGCTCACGTCGTGTACGACCTGGACCTCAGGCAGTTCTACAACTGGAGCGGCCTCGCCGAGGTGTACGTCACCGAGGATCCCCACCTGCCAGCCAGGCCGGCTTACCTGGCCAAGGTGGTGCAGCTGGACCGGGAGCACGACCTGGCGGTGCTCCGCGTAGTCTCCGACATACGAGGGAGAGACCTGCCAGCCGGCTTCCGACTGGAGACAGCATTGCCGCTGGGCGACTCCGATACCGTGCAGCTGGGGGACGAGGTGCGCGTGTTCGGGTTCCCCAGCGTGGGCGGGGACTCCGTCACCTACACCCGGGGAGTGGTCTCCGGATTCCTGCCGCTGTACGGCCAGACGCTCATCAAGACCGATGCCGAGTTCACCCACGGCTCCAGCGGCGGGGCGGCGGTGGACAACCAGGGCAGGTTGATCGGCGTGCCCACAGCGGGCGTGGTGGACAACGCCGGGAAGGTGGGCTACCTCGTGCCCATCAACAACGCCAAGACCATCATCGCCCAAGTGTTGGCCGGCAGGGAGATCGCCATCACGACCCGCCCCACGCGCCGGACCGTAACGCTGTACGTGGATGCCGCCGCCCAGGGCTACACCGGCGCCAACGTGCGGGCTCGCCCGAGCATCGACTCCCTCAAGGTCGGCTACCTGGACAACGGGGAGGCGGTCGCGGCCTATCCCGATACGGTGACCAACTCCAAGGGCGAGATCTGGTACAAGGTGTTCTACCAGGGCCGCACGGCCTACATCCTGGGCTCGCTGCTGAGCGAGATCCCACCGACGATCACCGACCCGGAGGACACGGTGGTGATCCTGCAGGTCGATGGAGGATACCTGGGGTACACCGGCGCCAACGTTCGCGAGCGCCCCACGACGAGCTCGGCCAAGATCGGCTACCTGCCCAACGGGGCCCTCGTGGAGGCCTATCCACGGCCCGTCACGGGCGAGGACGGACAAGCCTGGTACAGGGTGAAGTACGACGGGCAGGTGGCCTACATCCTGGGCTCGCTCCTGCGAGAGCCTGCCTCGGCCGCTCTCGACCAGCGTGCCTTCGGGCAGTACCGGTCATGA
- a CDS encoding DnaJ domain-containing protein, with amino-acid sequence MSPKASYDEIRQAYRRLAKQYHPDLNPYDPYANEKFKEINEAYEVLSDPYRRASYDLDREYAYSQQAAGSYSYGGYSPGASSRSYGQYASWGAGGSNPPGSTGYAGATHATTAPGPPKDLHLHRYVLWALVAIELMLGLLLSVGGTHAVLAFMERRPRQARDALIAGAAFLIFKLVALLVIAFGHAPPAIELVLWGLPVASAALLWWQYNE; translated from the coding sequence GTGTCCCCCAAAGCGAGCTACGACGAGATCAGGCAAGCCTATCGCAGGCTCGCCAAGCAGTATCATCCCGACCTGAACCCGTACGATCCCTACGCCAACGAGAAGTTCAAGGAGATCAACGAGGCTTACGAGGTGCTGAGCGACCCCTACAGGCGGGCGAGCTACGACCTGGACAGGGAGTACGCCTACAGCCAGCAGGCCGCCGGCAGCTACTCCTACGGCGGCTACTCCCCCGGAGCCAGCTCCCGCTCGTACGGCCAGTACGCTTCCTGGGGCGCCGGCGGCTCGAACCCACCGGGGAGCACGGGATACGCCGGGGCGACGCACGCCACGACCGCTCCCGGCCCACCCAAGGATCTACACCTGCACCGATACGTGCTGTGGGCGTTGGTGGCGATCGAGCTCATGCTCGGCCTGCTGCTCTCGGTGGGAGGCACGCACGCCGTCCTGGCGTTCATGGAGCGCAGGCCCAGGCAGGCGCGCGACGCGCTCATCGCCGGCGCAGCCTTCCTCATCTTCAAGTTGGTGGCGCTCCTGGTGATAGCCTTCGGCCACGCGCCGCCGGCTATCGAGCTGGTGTTGTGGGGGCTGCCTGTGGCCTCCGCCGCCCTGCTGTGGTGGCAGTACAACGAATAA
- a CDS encoding dihydrolipoyl dehydrogenase family protein — translation MEDFDVVVLGAGTAGETLALELASEGVRVAVVADGLVGGECPFLACMPSKAMLHSARRHRLCGGPDAEAFREAIAWRDEVAEHRDDSAHAEELARAGARLFRGRGKVSRPGVVEVGRLEIGWRDLVVCTGSRPRLPRILGLEDLPCWTSDQALSSPELPGSLAILGGGAVACELAQVYAAFGTEVTVVQRSPRLLSRESPWVGELMAEVLGSQGVRVLTGRSVLGARTTSSGVALELEGGGEVPADRLLVAVGRDPNTRGLGLEQLGIATAGPLKVDARCRVEGQAHVWAAGDVTGVAPYTHTANYQARVVAANLLGRRALADYRAVPRTVYTHPPVAAVGLTRERAEEAGVEVVSARVELSEVARASAEGERIGRLELVADAARGVLVGASALGPRADEWIGEAALAIRAEVPVEVLADVVRPFPTYSEAYTEALRGILRELRAGVG, via the coding sequence ATGGAGGACTTCGATGTGGTGGTGCTGGGGGCGGGCACCGCCGGGGAGACGCTGGCCCTGGAGCTGGCGAGCGAGGGGGTGCGCGTGGCGGTGGTAGCCGACGGCCTGGTGGGAGGGGAGTGCCCGTTCCTGGCGTGCATGCCCAGCAAGGCGATGCTGCACTCGGCCCGCAGGCACCGGCTGTGCGGCGGCCCGGACGCCGAGGCCTTCCGGGAGGCGATCGCCTGGAGGGACGAGGTCGCGGAGCACCGCGATGACTCCGCCCACGCCGAGGAGCTGGCAAGAGCCGGAGCGCGCCTCTTCCGTGGTCGTGGGAAGGTCTCCCGCCCGGGTGTGGTGGAGGTGGGAAGGCTGGAGATCGGCTGGCGCGACCTCGTGGTGTGTACGGGCTCGCGTCCCAGGTTGCCTCGCATACTGGGGCTGGAGGACTTGCCCTGCTGGACGAGCGACCAGGCGCTGAGCTCGCCCGAGCTGCCTGGGTCGCTGGCGATACTGGGCGGGGGTGCGGTGGCCTGCGAGCTGGCGCAGGTGTACGCGGCGTTCGGCACCGAGGTCACGGTGGTGCAGCGCTCGCCGCGGCTGCTGAGCAGGGAGTCTCCCTGGGTAGGGGAGCTCATGGCCGAGGTGCTCGGCTCCCAGGGGGTGAGGGTGCTGACCGGCAGAAGTGTCCTGGGGGCCAGGACGACCTCCTCCGGCGTGGCGCTCGAGCTCGAGGGGGGAGGTGAGGTGCCCGCCGACAGGCTGCTCGTGGCCGTCGGTCGGGATCCCAACACCCGTGGCTTGGGGCTGGAGCAGCTGGGCATAGCCACGGCGGGCCCTTTAAAGGTGGATGCCCGCTGCCGGGTGGAGGGGCAGGCACACGTGTGGGCCGCCGGGGACGTGACCGGGGTGGCCCCTTATACGCACACGGCGAACTACCAGGCGAGGGTGGTCGCGGCCAACCTCCTGGGAAGAAGAGCCCTGGCCGATTACCGCGCCGTGCCCAGGACGGTGTACACCCACCCGCCCGTAGCAGCTGTGGGGCTCACCAGGGAGCGGGCCGAGGAGGCAGGGGTCGAGGTGGTGTCGGCGCGCGTGGAGCTGTCGGAGGTGGCGCGAGCTTCGGCTGAGGGGGAAAGGATCGGCAGGCTGGAGCTGGTGGCCGATGCCGCGCGCGGGGTGCTGGTGGGTGCCTCTGCGCTGGGCCCGAGAGCCGATGAGTGGATCGGCGAGGCTGCGCTGGCGATCCGTGCCGAGGTGCCCGTGGAGGTCCTGGCCGACGTGGTGCGCCCTTTCCCGACCTACAGCGAGGCCTACACCGAGGCGTTACGGGGGATCCTGCGCGAGCTGCGAGCCGGCGTAGGCTAG
- a CDS encoding metallophosphoesterase family protein codes for MVVYLLALVVASIQPRPAVAASDPVIVAAGDIACNGDQRASQPCKDLDTFELLPSAINPDAVLALGDLQYENGLYDDFLAYFDRSWGRVKDKIYPLPGNHEYYDATCSGSRACGYFDYFNGVGNPSGRAGDRDKGYYAFTLGAWRIYAINSNCARVSRAQGSPQERWLRQDLAEHQGMCQLMFMHHPYVASTAISPIDGRTDTFDTPAVKPLWQAFYDAGGDVVLAGHSHLYERFALLAPDRSSDGKGIRQFVVGTGGKNLWRLATAAAGSEVQNDQAFGVLKLTPHPESYDWEFVPIAGQSWSDAGTGQCHPDTIAPDTTLSSGPSGAFRSTSATFGFSSPEPDTTFECSLDGAPSRPVLLPRPIQGSPRAPTPSRCGRSTRRATSIPLRPAGAGGSTPCPQRAASPLTVAPPTPRPPRSPCRSLLRTLRRVRESSWCASATPGIQRPRSGSPTPPARRGSSRAGTERRPCTCASRTPRATSPEPSPTR; via the coding sequence GTGGTGGTCTACCTCCTGGCCCTAGTGGTCGCCTCCATCCAGCCTCGCCCTGCCGTGGCCGCGTCCGATCCCGTGATCGTGGCCGCTGGGGACATAGCCTGTAACGGGGATCAGAGGGCATCCCAGCCCTGCAAGGATTTGGATACCTTCGAGCTGCTGCCTAGCGCCATCAACCCAGATGCTGTGTTGGCGCTGGGAGACTTGCAGTACGAGAACGGCCTGTATGATGATTTCCTGGCGTACTTTGACAGGTCGTGGGGCAGGGTGAAGGACAAGATCTATCCCTTGCCAGGCAACCACGAGTACTACGATGCTACGTGCAGCGGGAGCCGAGCCTGCGGCTACTTCGACTACTTCAACGGTGTGGGCAACCCGAGCGGCAGGGCTGGAGACAGGGACAAGGGCTACTACGCCTTCACGCTTGGGGCCTGGCGCATCTACGCCATCAACAGCAACTGCGCCAGGGTGTCCCGTGCGCAGGGCTCGCCCCAGGAGCGGTGGCTCCGCCAGGACCTCGCCGAGCACCAGGGGATGTGCCAGCTCATGTTCATGCACCACCCATACGTGGCGTCCACCGCCATCTCCCCCATCGATGGCAGGACGGACACCTTCGACACGCCGGCCGTCAAGCCCCTGTGGCAGGCCTTCTACGACGCGGGTGGGGATGTGGTGCTGGCGGGGCATTCGCACCTCTACGAGCGTTTCGCGCTGCTTGCCCCGGACCGATCGAGCGACGGCAAAGGTATCCGCCAGTTCGTGGTGGGCACCGGTGGCAAGAACCTGTGGCGCCTGGCAACGGCCGCGGCTGGCAGCGAGGTGCAGAACGACCAGGCATTTGGGGTGCTCAAGCTCACGCCGCACCCCGAGAGCTACGATTGGGAGTTCGTCCCGATAGCCGGACAGAGCTGGAGCGATGCCGGCACCGGCCAGTGCCACCCGGACACCATAGCGCCCGACACCACCCTCAGCTCTGGGCCGTCCGGCGCGTTCCGCAGCACGTCCGCCACCTTCGGGTTCTCCTCGCCTGAGCCCGACACCACCTTCGAGTGCAGCCTGGACGGTGCCCCTTCGCGGCCTGTACTTCTCCCAAGACCTATACAGGGCTCGCCCAGGGCACCCACACCTTCCAGGTGCGGGCGATCGACGCGGCGGGCAACGTCGATCCCACTCCGGCCAGCAGGAGCTGGCGGGTCGACACCCTGCCCCCAGAGGGCAGCATCACCATTAACGGTGGCGCCGCCTACACCAAGACCACCTCGGTCACCCTGTCGATCTCTGCTGCGGACCCTGCGCCGGGTTCGGGAGTCCTCCTGGTGCGCTTCCGCAACGCCGGGGATCCAGCGCCCACGGAGTGGGAGTCCTACACCACCCGCAAGGCGTGGATCCTCTCGAGCGGGGACGGAGAGAAGACCGTGTACGTGCGCTTCAAGGACGCCGCGGGCAACATCTCCGGAGCCGTCTCCGACCAGATAG
- a CDS encoding class I SAM-dependent methyltransferase produces the protein MAEGWDAMARWYDDKQGEEGDLWHRELIDPTLWRVIGDPAGLDVLDLGCGNGYVARRMARAGARVTGVDASPAMVERARAHEARQPLGITYLVADAARLDALASSSYDLVVSNMVLMNVEHAEGAIHEASRVLRPGGRFVASLSHPCFDIWESSGWQIEMVGTQRIAWRKVRGYRQQQAAKVPWRGPQGETWETWTYHRPLSWYFRRLREAGLAVTALEEPKPTEVFLQESPQVWIADVPLHCVFEAIKVSR, from the coding sequence ATGGCCGAGGGTTGGGACGCTATGGCCCGCTGGTACGACGACAAGCAGGGGGAGGAGGGCGACCTGTGGCACCGCGAGCTGATCGACCCCACGCTGTGGCGGGTCATCGGTGACCCCGCGGGCTTGGACGTGCTGGACTTGGGCTGCGGCAACGGCTACGTAGCCAGGAGGATGGCCCGCGCCGGGGCCAGGGTCACCGGCGTGGATGCCTCCCCGGCGATGGTCGAGCGGGCTCGGGCGCACGAGGCCCGGCAGCCCCTGGGGATAACCTACCTCGTGGCCGACGCGGCGCGCCTGGACGCGCTGGCCTCGTCCAGCTACGACCTCGTGGTGAGCAACATGGTCCTCATGAACGTGGAGCACGCCGAGGGCGCCATCCACGAGGCCTCGCGGGTCCTGCGACCTGGCGGCCGCTTCGTCGCCAGCCTGTCGCATCCCTGCTTCGACATCTGGGAATCCTCCGGCTGGCAGATAGAGATGGTGGGCACCCAGCGCATAGCCTGGCGCAAGGTCCGGGGGTACAGGCAGCAGCAGGCCGCCAAGGTACCCTGGCGGGGACCTCAGGGAGAGACCTGGGAGACCTGGACGTACCACCGCCCGCTCTCCTGGTACTTCCGGAGGCTGCGCGAGGCAGGGCTGGCCGTCACGGCGCTCGAAGAGCCCAAGCCCACCGAGGTGTTCCTGCAGGAGTCCCCCCAGGTCTGGATAGCGGACGTGCCCCTGCACTGCGTATTCGAGGCCATCAAGGTGAGCAGATAG
- a CDS encoding class I SAM-dependent methyltransferase — MLLPLDALLLRGARARLCSRAEGKVLEVALGTGLNLPYYPSGVQLVGVDQSPGMLARAHRRARRAGRRVKLLVGDAQHLDLPDGAFDTVVITLGLCTIPDPAAALREARRVLRPGGRLLLLEHVRSPVPLVRALQRALEPVARLWGDHLLRDPLDHLEGFSVERLERRALGLLELVEARRT; from the coding sequence TTGCTGCTGCCCCTCGACGCACTGCTGCTAAGAGGGGCACGCGCTCGGCTCTGCTCTAGGGCGGAGGGGAAGGTGCTGGAGGTGGCGCTCGGTACCGGCCTCAACCTGCCGTACTACCCGAGCGGGGTGCAGCTGGTGGGCGTGGACCAGAGCCCCGGCATGCTCGCGAGGGCGCACCGTCGGGCGAGGCGAGCGGGCCGCCGGGTCAAGCTGCTGGTGGGGGATGCCCAGCACCTGGATCTACCGGACGGCGCCTTTGACACGGTGGTCATCACCTTGGGGCTGTGCACCATCCCGGATCCCGCTGCCGCCCTGCGGGAGGCCAGGAGGGTGCTGCGCCCCGGCGGCCGGCTGCTCCTCCTGGAGCACGTGCGGAGCCCCGTGCCGCTGGTGAGGGCCCTCCAGCGGGCGCTGGAGCCCGTGGCCAGGCTGTGGGGCGACCACCTGCTGCGCGATCCCTTGGACCACCTGGAGGGTTTCTCTGTAGAGCGCCTGGAGCGCAGGGCGCTCGGTCTGTTGGAGCTGGTCGAGGCGCGTCGGACTTGA